A single Bacillus sp. OxB-1 DNA region contains:
- a CDS encoding catalase translates to MDQNKQQPMNRKDEQLEPFRKRNTGPDKQMTEESGMKVANDQKTLRAGNRGPLLMQDFHFYKKQTHFNRERIPEKVVHARGFGAYGDFELYESMQEYTMAKFLQEPGKKTPAFVRFSNFIVNKGSKDTAVDIRGFAVKFYTEEGNYDSLSLQFPVFILADAMKFADVTHAAKPNPKTHIPQATVAHDSFWDYVVNNPESAHMVMWVMSMRGRPRSWRMMEGYPINTFRFVNAEGVSTFVRFVWKPKLGVHSLLLDEANLIGGVDPDFHRRDLIEAIESGAYPEYELGVQLIADEDEFKFDFDILDDTKLWPEEEIPVKIIGKLTLNRLMDNFFAEEEQSAFNPSNLVPGIEFSNDPVLQGRSFAYRDTELYRQNSANYEELPVNRPIVEVSNNLRDSYQKHTIDTDMVHYHNNSLAGNTPAETPSEEAGYENYPKPVEGHVTREHPSDSFADYYTQARIFWNSLSLPEKQDLVESFSFHIGSVKDKEIRQKNVEMWANVDQEMATLIADNIGVEKPSNSHVQEDRSYPSLSQLNSPHSAMTQKVGVLIGDGFDGEEVKNTLEALQKNGVTFDIVSEKLGPVTAEDGTALQPNKTFMTTHPTLYDAIYVVGGKSGNQLKFDQHLMDFVRMQYVHMKPIGVASSGQAYLLQGEQNNMAGVVSATDNAEFAAQFVEAIAKKRYWDRT, encoded by the coding sequence ATGGATCAGAACAAGCAACAGCCTATGAATCGCAAGGATGAACAATTGGAGCCATTCCGCAAAAGGAATACAGGTCCGGACAAGCAGATGACAGAGGAGAGCGGCATGAAGGTCGCGAATGACCAAAAGACGTTACGGGCGGGAAACCGCGGGCCGCTGCTGATGCAGGACTTCCACTTCTATAAAAAACAAACGCATTTCAACCGGGAACGGATCCCCGAAAAAGTCGTTCATGCCCGGGGGTTCGGGGCGTACGGTGACTTTGAACTGTACGAATCGATGCAAGAGTACACGATGGCGAAGTTCTTGCAGGAACCTGGTAAGAAGACACCTGCGTTTGTCCGGTTTTCGAATTTCATCGTGAATAAAGGATCGAAGGATACGGCCGTGGACATTCGGGGGTTTGCGGTGAAATTTTATACGGAAGAAGGGAATTACGATTCCCTGTCATTGCAATTCCCTGTCTTCATCCTCGCTGATGCGATGAAATTTGCAGATGTTACGCATGCCGCGAAGCCGAATCCGAAGACCCATATTCCGCAGGCGACCGTCGCGCATGACAGCTTCTGGGACTATGTCGTAAATAATCCCGAATCCGCCCATATGGTCATGTGGGTCATGTCGATGCGGGGTCGACCGAGAAGCTGGCGGATGATGGAAGGCTATCCGATCAATACATTCCGATTTGTGAATGCGGAAGGGGTTTCGACATTTGTCCGATTCGTCTGGAAGCCGAAGCTCGGCGTGCACTCGCTTCTGTTGGATGAGGCGAATTTGATTGGCGGGGTTGACCCGGATTTCCATCGCCGGGACTTGATCGAGGCCATTGAGAGCGGGGCTTATCCGGAATACGAGCTCGGGGTGCAGTTGATTGCCGATGAAGATGAATTCAAGTTCGATTTTGATATTTTGGACGATACGAAACTATGGCCAGAAGAAGAGATTCCTGTGAAGATCATCGGGAAACTGACGCTGAATCGGCTTATGGACAATTTCTTTGCCGAGGAAGAGCAGTCGGCGTTCAACCCGTCGAATCTCGTGCCCGGCATCGAATTCTCCAACGATCCAGTGCTGCAAGGACGGTCCTTCGCCTACCGGGATACCGAATTGTACCGGCAAAACTCCGCGAACTATGAAGAACTTCCAGTCAACCGGCCGATTGTGGAAGTGTCGAATAATTTGCGGGACAGCTACCAAAAGCATACGATCGACACGGACATGGTTCATTACCATAACAATTCATTGGCCGGAAACACGCCCGCCGAGACACCATCGGAAGAGGCCGGCTATGAGAATTATCCGAAGCCGGTGGAAGGGCATGTGACGAGGGAGCATCCAAGCGATTCATTCGCGGATTATTATACGCAGGCGAGGATCTTTTGGAATAGTTTGTCCCTGCCAGAGAAACAGGACTTGGTGGAATCATTCAGTTTCCACATTGGAAGTGTGAAGGATAAAGAGATCCGCCAAAAGAACGTGGAAATGTGGGCGAATGTGGACCAGGAGATGGCGACCCTCATCGCGGACAACATCGGAGTGGAGAAGCCTAGCAATTCACATGTTCAAGAGGACCGAAGCTACCCTTCCTTAAGCCAGCTGAATTCTCCGCACTCCGCGATGACCCAGAAGGTTGGCGTGCTGATCGGAGACGGGTTCGATGGGGAGGAAGTGAAGAACACGCTAGAGGCTTTGCAGAAAAATGGGGTCACCTTCGACATCGTCTCTGAAAAATTAGGCCCGGTGACCGCGGAAGACGGGACGGCGCTGCAGCCGAACAAAACGTTCATGACGACCCATCCGACTTTGTATGATGCGATCTATGTCGTTGGGGGGAAATCGGGGAACCAACTGAAATTCGATCAGCATCTGATGGATTTCGTGCGGATGCAGTATGTCCATATGAAACCGATCGGCGTAGCGTCCAGCGGCCAGGCATATCTCCTGCAGGGTGAGCAGAATAATATGGCCGGTGTCGTATCGGCTACCGACAATGCCGAGTTTGCCGCTCAATTTGTCGAAGCCATCGCCAAGAAACGGTATTGGGATCGAACTTGA
- a CDS encoding TIGR01777 family oxidoreductase yields the protein MNQKIVIAGGTGFIGQYIEKKFTDLGYDVIHISRRPQHLSWNNRDGIIQALENAEMLINLAGKSVNCRYNAKNRREIFDSRTETTDILGQALAHCENPPPLWINSSTATIYRHAEDRPMTESGGEIGTGFSVEVAKAWEHSLFSFDLPKTRKVALRLAIVLGEGGVMGPYRNLVRYGLGGVQGSGDQMFSWIHIEDVFRILLFLQANEQLDGVFNCSAPSPITNREFMAQLRKSMNRKFGLASPKWMLEMGAVFMRTETELILKSRWVLPERLLEEGFEFTYETIDQALGQILK from the coding sequence ATGAATCAGAAGATCGTAATTGCAGGTGGAACTGGTTTCATCGGCCAATATATTGAAAAGAAGTTCACTGATTTGGGGTATGACGTCATCCATATTTCGAGACGCCCCCAACATCTCTCATGGAATAATCGCGATGGCATCATCCAAGCGTTGGAAAATGCAGAGATGCTGATCAATCTGGCGGGAAAATCGGTGAATTGCCGATACAATGCAAAAAACCGGAGAGAAATTTTCGACTCCCGCACCGAAACGACGGACATACTCGGGCAGGCACTGGCCCATTGCGAAAACCCGCCTCCGCTTTGGATCAACTCCAGCACGGCCACCATTTATCGGCATGCCGAAGACAGACCGATGACGGAGTCCGGCGGCGAAATCGGCACCGGCTTTTCCGTCGAAGTCGCAAAAGCCTGGGAACACTCGTTGTTCTCGTTTGATCTGCCGAAAACGAGAAAGGTCGCCTTACGACTCGCCATCGTTCTCGGTGAAGGCGGAGTGATGGGCCCTTACCGGAACTTGGTACGTTACGGACTCGGTGGCGTGCAAGGATCGGGAGACCAAATGTTCAGCTGGATCCATATCGAAGACGTGTTCCGGATTCTTTTATTCCTCCAGGCAAATGAGCAGCTAGATGGGGTATTCAATTGCTCTGCCCCTTCCCCGATCACCAATCGGGAATTCATGGCACAGCTACGGAAATCGATGAACCGAAAATTTGGCCTGGCGTCCCCTAAATGGATGTTGGAAATGGGCGCTGTTTTCATGCGTACCGAAACGGAATTGATCCTCAAAAGCCGCTGGGTGTTGCCCGAACGTCTGTTGGAAGAGGGATTCGAGTTCACGTATGAGACGATTGATCAAGCGCTTGGACAGATTTTGAAATGA
- a CDS encoding Fic/DOC family protein encodes MKRYNSEENDPYLLRQNLLGIQTYEQLEEAEALVFSIRAAELEQRGFHFPFTKEGFKSLHQHLFQDLYSFAGEFRDVQLMKGGTRFCQVEHLDLYSADLFCKLSKEPGWTTLEEAADRLAFFKSELNMLHPFREGNGRTTRIFIHAYARSKGLEWAYETIPREVYMEAMIESVIKSDSLKALFLETLDFM; translated from the coding sequence GTGAAAAGATATAATAGTGAAGAAAATGATCCGTACCTGCTGCGGCAAAATCTGTTAGGGATCCAAACGTACGAACAGCTGGAGGAAGCGGAAGCGTTGGTCTTTTCGATCCGTGCGGCTGAGTTGGAGCAAAGAGGCTTTCATTTCCCATTCACCAAAGAGGGCTTCAAAAGTTTACATCAGCATTTATTTCAGGATCTTTATTCATTTGCCGGCGAGTTTCGGGACGTTCAGCTAATGAAGGGCGGAACACGATTTTGCCAAGTGGAACATCTCGACTTGTATTCGGCTGATCTGTTTTGCAAGCTAAGCAAGGAACCGGGCTGGACCACGTTGGAGGAAGCGGCCGACCGACTGGCTTTCTTCAAATCCGAACTCAATATGCTGCATCCTTTCCGGGAAGGGAACGGGCGGACGACGCGTATTTTCATACATGCCTATGCACGGTCGAAAGGGTTGGAGTGGGCATACGAGACGATTCCGAGAGAAGTGTATATGGAAGCGATGATTGAATCGGTCATCAAAAGCGATTCTTTGAAGGCGCTGTTTCTGGAAACCCTGGACTTTATGTGA
- a CDS encoding PH domain-containing protein, which produces MKFHAKKDMTFRILIWGSVLLFLGLSVGLFIPIYHEAGLAASITFSFIFGIFAIVILCLWYRTFYVITNEHLIIHIGPFKRPVELNTITRIEKTYVPLASIALSKERYNLYYNANDYTIIAPENIEKFVEVVNEKRSKPIEFLK; this is translated from the coding sequence ATGAAATTTCATGCGAAAAAAGACATGACTTTTCGAATCTTGATTTGGGGTTCGGTATTACTTTTCTTAGGACTTTCTGTAGGACTATTCATACCGATTTACCATGAAGCAGGATTGGCCGCAAGTATAACGTTTTCTTTTATATTTGGGATTTTCGCCATCGTGATTTTATGTTTATGGTACCGAACATTTTACGTTATAACAAATGAACATTTAATTATCCATATTGGCCCATTTAAACGCCCAGTTGAGCTGAATACCATTACAAGAATCGAAAAAACCTATGTCCCATTAGCATCAATTGCACTGTCAAAAGAACGTTACAATTTATATTACAATGCAAATGATTATACCATTATTGCACCTGAAAATATTGAAAAATTTGTTGAAGTTGTCAATGAAAAAAGAAGTAAGCCGATTGAGTTCTTAAAATAA
- a CDS encoding cyclic 2,3-diphosphoglycerate synthase: MERKNIIIIGAAGRDFHNFNTHYRDNDAYRVVAFTATQIPDIDGRKYPSELAGDLYPEGIPIYSQEQLPQLIQELDVDECVFAYSDVSYDDVMGVGAIVNSAGANFTLLGSKSTMLKSNKPVISVCAVRTGTGKSQTSRKIIETLLEHDLKVVAIRHPMPYGDLVAQRVQRFATVEDLKHHNCTIEEMEEYEPHVARGNIVYAGVDYADILQAAENDPDGCDVILWDGGNNDFSFYEPDLAVTVLDPHRPGHELKYYPGEVSLRTADVAIINKVDSAEAEAIQIVENNIKKVNPESVIMKAESKITVDHPEQIAGKRVLIVEDGPTLTHGEMKLGAGTVAAQRLGAKEIIDPRPYAVGTIADTFRKYGHIGNLLPAMGYGEQQLKDLEETINAADCDAVIIGTPMDLSRVISINKPCTRIHYDLEEVGSPDLNEILKKFIQEHQLVKAQSPKA; this comes from the coding sequence ATGGAGAGAAAAAATATTATCATCATCGGCGCGGCCGGCAGAGATTTCCACAACTTTAATACACATTATCGCGATAACGATGCGTATCGCGTCGTTGCTTTCACGGCGACTCAAATTCCGGATATCGACGGACGGAAATATCCGAGTGAATTGGCAGGCGATTTGTATCCGGAAGGGATTCCGATTTATTCACAAGAACAGTTGCCACAGTTGATCCAGGAGTTGGATGTGGATGAATGTGTCTTCGCATACAGTGATGTCAGCTATGACGACGTGATGGGGGTCGGCGCAATCGTGAATTCGGCGGGTGCCAACTTCACATTGCTCGGATCGAAGAGCACGATGTTGAAAAGCAATAAACCGGTCATTTCGGTGTGCGCGGTGCGGACGGGAACGGGGAAAAGCCAGACGTCCCGGAAAATTATCGAAACCTTGCTGGAGCATGATTTAAAAGTGGTTGCGATTCGCCACCCGATGCCATATGGCGATTTAGTGGCACAGCGGGTTCAGCGTTTTGCGACTGTTGAAGATTTGAAGCATCACAATTGTACGATTGAAGAAATGGAAGAATACGAACCGCATGTGGCGCGCGGAAATATCGTCTATGCAGGCGTGGATTATGCAGATATTTTACAAGCGGCGGAAAACGATCCGGACGGATGCGATGTCATCTTATGGGATGGCGGGAATAATGACTTTTCATTCTACGAGCCTGATTTAGCGGTCACTGTATTGGACCCGCATCGGCCCGGCCATGAGCTGAAATATTATCCGGGTGAAGTGAGCTTACGTACCGCTGACGTAGCCATTATTAATAAAGTCGACAGCGCGGAAGCGGAAGCTATTCAAATCGTCGAAAATAATATTAAGAAGGTCAATCCAGAGAGCGTTATTATGAAAGCGGAGTCCAAAATTACGGTGGATCATCCCGAGCAAATTGCTGGAAAGCGTGTTTTAATCGTCGAAGATGGTCCGACGTTGACGCATGGCGAGATGAAACTCGGGGCGGGCACTGTGGCAGCACAGCGTCTAGGCGCAAAGGAAATAATCGATCCACGACCATATGCAGTCGGCACCATTGCGGACACATTCCGCAAATACGGCCATATCGGAAATCTTCTTCCGGCAATGGGCTATGGCGAACAGCAATTGAAAGACTTGGAAGAGACGATCAATGCAGCGGACTGTGATGCGGTAATCATCGGGACACCGATGGATCTGTCCCGTGTCATTTCCATCAACAAGCCTTGCACGCGGATCCATTATGATCTCGAGGAAGTCGGCAGCCCGGACCTGAACGAAATCTTGAAGAAATTCATCCAGGAACACCAGCTCGTCAAGGCGCAGTCACCAAAAGCATAA
- a CDS encoding MHYT domain-containing protein yields the protein MEHSLASMHSHHNTYHVVLSYVIATMSAYVSIDLARRVMYSSRTAKYVWLIAGAGTLGIGIWSMHFIAMLAFQFPVPIYYDTELVIVSVLIAIVGCFLGFTIISRNIKSSSRFILSGIVMGLSIAAMHYVGMAAVKPVIITYDRLLVVVSIIIAISASWVAIGLGFRSSNTAQGMPFGLKAVFSLIMAVAIAGRHYTGMAATQFSDLGHPAVPASDMDTSLLAWIVAGLTVLVFTLFFFSLIFDRVWKRKEILQKTLLDSIADGIVITDQSGRILHVNPAFLQLAGGHLKHPHLQQYHPGLVPDAELPSVFAGRIKFHGIRSEAEAGHRRSIASISLAFPRPDGTHSY from the coding sequence GTGGAACATTCTTTGGCGTCAATGCATTCGCATCATAATACGTATCACGTCGTCCTGTCGTATGTGATTGCCACAATGTCTGCGTATGTCTCGATCGATTTGGCGAGGCGGGTTATGTATTCTTCCCGGACCGCAAAATATGTCTGGCTCATAGCAGGAGCCGGGACGCTTGGCATCGGGATTTGGTCCATGCATTTTATCGCCATGCTCGCTTTTCAGTTCCCGGTTCCCATCTATTATGATACGGAATTGGTCATTGTGTCGGTTCTGATTGCGATCGTCGGCTGTTTCTTGGGATTTACAATCATTTCACGGAATATCAAAAGCTCGTCCCGTTTTATCCTATCGGGAATCGTCATGGGATTAAGCATTGCAGCGATGCACTATGTCGGCATGGCGGCGGTGAAACCCGTTATCATCACGTACGATCGTCTATTAGTTGTCGTGTCCATTATCATTGCCATTTCCGCGTCTTGGGTGGCGATCGGCCTAGGATTCCGCTCTTCCAATACAGCACAGGGGATGCCGTTCGGGTTAAAGGCGGTTTTTTCGCTCATCATGGCGGTCGCCATCGCGGGCAGGCATTATACCGGAATGGCCGCCACCCAATTTTCGGACCTTGGCCATCCTGCCGTGCCTGCATCGGACATGGATACTTCGCTTTTGGCCTGGATTGTGGCAGGCCTTACGGTTCTGGTGTTCACTCTCTTCTTCTTTTCCTTGATTTTCGACAGGGTATGGAAGAGAAAAGAAATATTACAGAAAACGTTACTGGACTCCATCGCGGACGGCATTGTCATCACCGACCAATCGGGCCGGATCTTGCATGTAAATCCCGCCTTCCTCCAATTGGCTGGGGGACACTTGAAACACCCGCATTTGCAGCAATATCATCCCGGCCTTGTACCAGACGCAGAACTGCCTTCCGTGTTTGCAGGTCGAATTAAATTCCATGGTATTCGAAGTGAAGCGGAGGCCGGTCATCGGAGAAGCATTGCATCAATCTCTCTGGCTTTTCCACGACCTGACGGAACGCATTCATATTGA
- a CDS encoding EAL domain-containing protein — MISCRLCWKSSKRRQWIPVFSNWKLRSRLRSVLRRKAGPCWKKIRTLGIQISLDDFGTGYSSFSHLKELPIDVLKIDRSFLGQLIGNEGQEAIVRSIIHLGHNLNFRVLVEGPKRRRR, encoded by the coding sequence ATGATTTCCTGCCGACTTTGCTGGAAATCATCGAAGAGACGGCAATGGATCCCCGTTTTCTCGAATTGGAAATTACGGAGTCGGCTTCGCTCGGTTTTGAGGAGAAAAGCAGGGCCCTGTTGGAAAAAAATACGGACATTGGGAATCCAAATTTCACTGGACGACTTCGGGACAGGCTACTCCTCCTTCAGCCATCTCAAAGAACTGCCGATCGACGTGTTGAAAATCGACCGCTCCTTCTTGGGCCAGCTAATCGGGAATGAAGGACAGGAAGCGATTGTCCGCTCAATCATCCATCTCGGCCATAATTTGAACTTCCGCGTGCTCGTCGAAGGTCCGAAGAGAAGGAGGAGGTAG
- the yfkAB gene encoding radical SAM/CxCxxxxC motif protein YfkAB, giving the protein MKMTPETDPWEAYLDIEKHGRLTLSSIEFTTTYLCNMRCEHCAVGDLLAHQDPDALPLELLLTRLEEVPHLRTLSITGGEPMFSKKSVQNYVLPLLEYAHKRGVRTQLNSNLTMPLDRYMMIAPYLDVLHISHNWGTVDDFVEGGFANMERKPPVDKRAEQFQRMIDNSRALSEAGVLVSAETMLNKRTAPYLEKIHKQVVGEMKCARHEVHPMYPVAFASNLEVLSLDETRAAIHQLLDIRDESTWMLFGTLPFYPCSGKREDLELLARLYDSPNVSLRNDPDGRSRLNVNIFTGDVIVTDFGDTPPMGNIQQDALPAMLDRWLERPLAKSISCHCPEVRCLGPNLLVKDAYYRDEDFRGKQSRMERVW; this is encoded by the coding sequence ATGAAAATGACGCCGGAGACGGATCCATGGGAAGCGTATTTGGATATCGAGAAGCACGGCAGGTTGACGTTATCGAGCATTGAATTTACGACGACATATTTATGCAATATGCGTTGCGAGCATTGTGCCGTCGGTGATTTGCTGGCGCACCAAGACCCGGACGCCTTGCCGCTGGAGCTGCTCCTAACCCGTCTGGAGGAAGTGCCGCATTTGCGCACGTTGAGCATTACGGGCGGGGAGCCGATGTTTTCGAAGAAATCGGTGCAGAATTATGTCTTGCCTTTATTGGAATATGCCCATAAGCGGGGCGTGCGGACGCAGTTGAACTCCAATTTGACGATGCCGCTGGACCGTTATATGATGATTGCCCCCTATTTGGATGTGCTGCATATATCCCATAACTGGGGCACCGTCGACGATTTTGTCGAAGGCGGGTTCGCCAATATGGAGCGCAAGCCGCCCGTCGACAAGCGCGCGGAACAGTTCCAGCGCATGATCGACAACAGCAGGGCCCTTTCGGAAGCGGGAGTGCTCGTTTCCGCAGAGACGATGTTGAATAAACGGACCGCCCCGTACTTGGAGAAAATCCATAAGCAAGTCGTGGGGGAGATGAAGTGTGCCAGGCATGAGGTGCATCCGATGTACCCGGTTGCGTTCGCTTCGAATCTGGAAGTTTTATCATTGGATGAAACGCGGGCTGCGATCCATCAGTTGCTCGATATCCGGGATGAATCGACGTGGATGCTGTTCGGGACATTGCCGTTCTATCCTTGCAGTGGCAAGCGGGAAGACTTGGAGCTACTGGCGCGTCTGTATGACAGCCCGAATGTATCGTTGCGGAACGACCCGGACGGCCGCTCCCGTTTGAATGTCAATATTTTCACGGGTGATGTCATCGTCACGGATTTCGGGGATACGCCGCCGATGGGCAATATTCAACAGGACGCGCTACCGGCCATGCTCGATCGCTGGCTGGAACGGCCGTTGGCAAAATCGATCAGCTGCCATTGTCCGGAAGTCCGTTGTCTCGGGCCGAATTTATTGGTCAAAGACGCGTATTACCGGGACGAGGATTTTAGGGGCAAGCAATCGAGGATGGAACGTGTCTGGTAA
- a CDS encoding ABC transporter substrate-binding protein: MKKLLYAIAVVSVIAVLAACGKVEEKMDGGGKAEASGKSTEKAAEQAGIEITDALGQTLTFETAPETFATLSSGDLDILLSLGANVVGRPTSQAPVAPELEEVEQIGNPHQPNFEKIAVVHPDVLLASPSMKAHAENLERQGTKVIYTSANSVQEIQNTISMVGSLLNKEAEADTLNGTLNEALKTGQESISEKGTKTLLVYGAPGTYLAALPTSLSGNLLELAGGENIANDFPNEDQYPQYASLSVEKIIERNPEVVMLITHGEPEAVKAAFEEEMMKNPAWKNLDAVKAGRVIVLPSHLFGTNPGTKVVEAFHVMKDSLEEGSGK; the protein is encoded by the coding sequence ATGAAGAAATTGTTATATGCCATTGCCGTAGTAAGTGTAATTGCTGTATTGGCGGCTTGCGGCAAGGTGGAGGAGAAAATGGATGGGGGTGGGAAGGCGGAGGCTTCTGGAAAGTCAACTGAGAAAGCAGCGGAACAAGCGGGAATTGAAATTACCGACGCGTTAGGCCAGACGCTGACATTTGAAACGGCGCCGGAGACGTTTGCCACGCTCAGTTCAGGTGATTTGGATATCCTCCTATCACTTGGCGCCAACGTAGTGGGCCGTCCGACTTCACAAGCGCCGGTTGCTCCGGAACTGGAAGAAGTGGAGCAGATCGGGAACCCGCATCAGCCGAATTTCGAGAAGATTGCGGTAGTTCATCCCGATGTCTTGCTAGCCTCGCCAAGCATGAAAGCGCATGCGGAGAACTTGGAACGGCAAGGGACGAAAGTAATCTATACATCTGCCAATAGTGTGCAAGAGATCCAAAATACGATTTCCATGGTCGGTTCACTTTTAAATAAAGAGGCAGAAGCTGACACATTGAATGGCACGTTGAACGAAGCATTGAAAACAGGGCAAGAATCCATTTCGGAAAAAGGGACGAAGACATTGCTCGTCTACGGGGCGCCTGGGACATATCTCGCGGCATTGCCGACGTCTTTGTCGGGCAATCTGTTGGAGCTCGCGGGCGGGGAAAATATTGCGAATGATTTCCCGAATGAAGACCAATACCCGCAATATGCTAGCCTCAGTGTCGAAAAGATTATCGAACGCAACCCTGAAGTCGTCATGCTCATCACCCATGGCGAACCGGAAGCAGTGAAAGCGGCATTTGAGGAAGAAATGATGAAAAACCCGGCGTGGAAAAATCTGGATGCCGTTAAAGCGGGCCGCGTTATCGTGCTGCCCTCCCATTTATTTGGCACGAATCCCGGAACAAAAGTGGTGGAGGCGTTCCATGTCATGAAGGACAGTTTGGAAGAAGGATCGGGAAAATGA
- a CDS encoding FecCD family ABC transporter permease, whose protein sequence is MAVGEQAAEERHPLAKARFIVLLATAVLLFIATIGSLMIGPVSFSPMEVWNGITTSADSLERRIVWELRVPRMLVGLIVGMCLAASGAILQGIMRNPLADPGIIGVSSGAGLAATVIMILFPAYIMLLPAAAFLGALITGLVIYAMSWKGGASPVRIILVGVAINAVIGACMSALMLLYSDRVQSVLPWLAGGIAGVGWVQFEMIIYYALAALLLALFAIPHIRILRLGDEVAKLLGHKVERSRFFLILLSTLLAGIAVSVSGLIGFVGLVIPHIVRALVGGDYRYVLPISALGGGLLVVVADTIARTAFNPIELPVGILLSFLGGPFFLYLIQKRRNSFADN, encoded by the coding sequence ATTGCCGTCGGGGAACAAGCCGCCGAAGAGCGCCACCCGCTCGCCAAAGCACGGTTCATAGTCCTCCTTGCCACAGCCGTACTCTTGTTCATCGCAACGATTGGCAGTTTGATGATCGGGCCGGTTTCATTCTCCCCAATGGAAGTTTGGAATGGCATCACGACGTCCGCGGATTCTTTGGAACGTCGGATTGTTTGGGAGTTGCGCGTTCCCCGGATGCTCGTCGGCCTCATTGTCGGCATGTGTCTTGCTGCGTCGGGTGCCATCTTGCAAGGGATCATGCGCAATCCGTTGGCGGATCCGGGTATTATCGGCGTTTCCTCTGGGGCTGGGCTGGCTGCGACGGTGATCATGATTTTATTTCCGGCGTATATTATGCTGCTGCCCGCTGCGGCATTCCTAGGCGCCTTGATCACTGGATTGGTCATTTACGCGATGTCTTGGAAGGGCGGGGCTTCCCCGGTACGAATTATTTTGGTCGGAGTTGCGATCAACGCAGTCATCGGTGCTTGCATGAGTGCGCTCATGCTATTGTACAGCGACCGGGTCCAGTCGGTGTTGCCGTGGTTGGCCGGGGGAATTGCGGGCGTCGGCTGGGTGCAGTTTGAAATGATCATCTATTACGCGCTGGCTGCATTGCTGCTTGCCTTGTTTGCAATTCCGCATATCCGGATTTTACGGCTGGGGGATGAAGTGGCGAAACTGCTCGGGCATAAGGTCGAGCGAAGCCGTTTTTTCCTCATCCTGCTCAGTACGCTGCTCGCGGGCATCGCAGTCAGCGTATCGGGGCTGATCGGATTTGTCGGTCTTGTCATTCCCCATATCGTGCGCGCTCTCGTTGGCGGGGATTATCGGTACGTCTTGCCGATTTCGGCGCTTGGCGGCGGTTTGCTCGTTGTCGTGGCGGATACGATTGCCCGGACCGCTTTCAATCCGATCGAGTTGCCAGTCGGCATTCTGCTGTCCTTCTTGGGAGGTCCTTTCTTTTTGTACTTGATTCAGAAACGGAGGAATTCTTTTGCTGACAACTGA
- a CDS encoding ABC transporter ATP-binding protein codes for MLTTEDLSYRQSAEFRLAEVDVHIKKGEIVSLIGPNGSGKSTLLRLLSRLNAPDTGQILLNGKEIARMDTRDVAKALAMLPQMHDHQLDLTVRELVGFGRHPHRSTYGKPLREDEEIVEWALEVTKLSGFRNRLLHSLSGGERQRAWIAMAIAQRPNILLLDEPTTYLDIAHQLEVMELVTELNETFGMTIVMVLHDINQAARYSDRLIVLKEGRIRYDGIPQCVLCKEMFRSIFEIDADIFVKDGAHFFTPNKLRKDDRCENGKC; via the coding sequence TTGCTGACAACTGAAGATCTATCGTATCGGCAGTCTGCTGAATTCCGGTTGGCGGAAGTCGATGTACATATCAAGAAAGGGGAGATTGTCAGTCTAATCGGCCCGAATGGCTCCGGGAAATCGACTCTTTTGCGCTTGCTGTCGCGGCTGAACGCTCCAGATACCGGGCAGATTTTGTTGAACGGCAAGGAAATAGCCCGGATGGATACCCGGGACGTCGCCAAGGCTCTCGCCATGCTGCCGCAAATGCACGATCACCAGCTCGATTTGACGGTTCGGGAGCTAGTCGGGTTCGGTCGTCATCCGCATCGTTCCACGTATGGGAAGCCGTTGCGGGAGGATGAGGAGATCGTCGAATGGGCGCTTGAAGTGACGAAGTTGTCCGGTTTCCGCAACCGTCTGCTGCATTCGCTATCAGGCGGGGAACGCCAGCGCGCCTGGATTGCGATGGCCATCGCCCAGCGGCCGAACATTCTATTATTGGATGAACCGACGACCTATCTCGATATCGCGCATCAGTTGGAAGTGATGGAACTCGTGACAGAGTTGAATGAAACATTCGGGATGACGATCGTCATGGTGTTGCACGACATTAACCAGGCGGCCCGCTACAGCGATCGGCTCATCGTCTTGAAGGAGGGGCGGATCCGCTATGACGGAATCCCGCAATGTGTGTTATGCAAGGAAATGTTCCGTTCGATTTTTGAAATTGACGCGGATATTTTCGTGAAGGACGGGGCGCATTTTTTTACACCGAATAAATTACGGAAGGATGATCGTTGTGAGAATGGAAAGTGTTAA